The following are from one region of the Pseudomonas putida genome:
- a CDS encoding cation:proton antiporter, with the protein MYQNLAVLAALLVLYASLAGALESKPVNGPLLFLLAGLVAGPSGLGLLNLSLDRNDLRLLAELTLSIVLFNDAAKANLAQLRQSRSLPLRLLTLGLPLTLLAGWFAAWLMFPSMPWLEMALLSTILAPTDAALGKAVVSNPEVAANVRESLNVESGLNDGICVPVLLLLLALLTEARSTMPFALAGYFFLEELGIGVLTGAALALLVGGLLRLSQRHCLQIEAWQQLVMPALALLSFACAQALGGSGFIAAFCAGLLTGYLFKRETQPLLVTGESCGEALSLLTWVVFGAYVAPKASQIMAPSVWFYALSSLSLVRMLPVWLSLAGSSLSAESRLFIGWFGPRGLASIVFAILILDTPLQEGGTIIACTIACVLLSVVLHGVSAVPGARRLGRSARE; encoded by the coding sequence ATGTATCAGAACCTGGCTGTTCTGGCCGCCTTGCTGGTGCTGTACGCCAGCCTGGCCGGCGCGCTTGAGTCCAAACCTGTCAATGGTCCGCTGTTGTTTCTGCTGGCAGGCCTGGTGGCAGGGCCCTCCGGGCTTGGCTTGTTGAACCTTTCGCTGGACCGCAACGATCTTCGCCTGCTGGCCGAGCTTACCCTCTCGATCGTCCTGTTCAATGATGCCGCCAAGGCCAACCTGGCCCAATTGCGCCAATCCCGTAGCCTGCCCTTGCGCCTGCTGACCCTGGGGCTGCCGCTGACCCTGCTTGCAGGCTGGTTTGCCGCCTGGCTGATGTTCCCGAGCATGCCCTGGCTGGAAATGGCGCTGTTGTCGACGATCCTGGCCCCGACCGACGCCGCGCTCGGCAAGGCCGTCGTGAGCAACCCCGAGGTTGCGGCCAATGTGCGCGAGAGCCTGAATGTCGAAAGCGGCTTGAACGACGGCATTTGCGTGCCGGTACTACTCTTGCTGTTGGCATTGTTGACGGAGGCTCGCTCGACGATGCCTTTTGCCCTGGCGGGCTACTTCTTCCTGGAGGAGTTGGGGATCGGTGTTCTCACGGGGGCGGCGCTTGCGCTGTTGGTGGGCGGGTTGCTACGTCTGTCGCAACGCCATTGCCTGCAAATCGAGGCCTGGCAGCAACTGGTGATGCCCGCGCTGGCGTTGCTGAGTTTCGCTTGCGCCCAGGCACTGGGGGGCAGCGGCTTCATCGCCGCGTTCTGCGCAGGGTTGCTGACAGGTTATTTGTTCAAGCGGGAAACGCAGCCGTTGCTGGTCACCGGCGAGTCATGCGGTGAAGCGCTATCGTTGCTGACCTGGGTGGTGTTTGGCGCCTACGTGGCGCCCAAGGCTTCGCAGATCATGGCGCCCTCGGTCTGGTTCTACGCACTATCGAGCCTGTCTCTGGTGCGGATGCTGCCTGTCTGGCTCAGCCTGGCAGGGAGCTCACTCAGCGCCGAGAGCCGCCTGTTCATCGGCTGGTTCGGCCCCCGTGGCCTTGCATCCATCGTTTTCGCGATATTGATACTGGACACGCCGTTGCAAGAGGGTGGCACGATCATCGCGTGCACCATCGCGTGCGTCCTGCTCAGCGTGGTATTGCACGGGGTGAGTGCAGTGCCGGGTGCGCGGCGGTTGGGGCGCAGCGCACGAGAATGA